Proteins from a single region of Effusibacillus pohliae DSM 22757:
- a CDS encoding NUDIX hydrolase, producing MSANKPDTFQFPGAYGGQVTLSFDPAEVKPAGYVLVMPFYHGKLVLAKHSRRGWEVPGGTVEPNELPIQAAIRETYEETGAEIDAIEWIGQYVIVEENRPPMIKSVYIARVACLHPLPPDFETEDVRVCDAPPDPELIRQDAGYSPILRDSVYPYVLRRIAQLNHPFAK from the coding sequence ATGAGCGCAAACAAACCGGACACGTTTCAATTTCCGGGTGCGTATGGGGGACAAGTGACATTGTCGTTTGATCCGGCCGAGGTGAAACCGGCTGGCTATGTGCTGGTAATGCCTTTTTATCACGGGAAGCTGGTGCTGGCGAAGCACAGCAGACGGGGCTGGGAGGTGCCCGGCGGTACGGTTGAACCGAATGAGCTGCCGATTCAGGCGGCGATCCGCGAGACGTACGAAGAAACCGGAGCCGAAATCGATGCGATCGAATGGATCGGCCAGTATGTGATCGTCGAGGAAAACCGGCCCCCGATGATCAAATCGGTCTACATTGCCCGAGTGGCCTGTCTGCATCCGCTGCCGCCCGATTTTGAAACGGAGGATGTACGAGTCTGCGATGCGCCCCCGGATCCGGAATTGATCAGGCAGGATGCCGGCTATTCCCCGATTTTGCGGGACAGCGTGTATCCGTATGTGTTGCGGCGGATTGCACAATTGAACCATCCGTTTGCCAAATGA
- a CDS encoding alanine racemase: MERFWKFGEIDTPAVLVDYEKLLANLDDMAGFARAHGVKLRPHAKTHKTAEIARLQIERGAVGITVAKIGEAEALADHGCADILIAYPLIGTPKLERLAALAERIRVAAVIDSLDGAIALSDFFAARNRQIDVYVKIDSGLRRCGRQPGEDAAELARQAARFAGIRLVGLLTHAGHAYGAPTPEILQKIGREEALSLLYTAELLRPEDGVNAREISVGSTPTVKISGTVPGVTEIRPGNYVFYDMTQVRLGVVPIERCALRVVAQVVSRPEADRIVIDAGAKTLALDRGAHGLEGVAGYGYVVGYPQAVIERLSEEHGIVRVVPDDPLRVGDYLEIIPNHACPVVNLADELIVVDRRGIRDRWKVVARGKVR; this comes from the coding sequence ATGGAACGATTTTGGAAGTTTGGCGAGATCGACACCCCGGCGGTACTTGTGGATTATGAGAAGCTGCTCGCCAATTTGGATGACATGGCGGGGTTTGCCCGCGCTCATGGCGTGAAACTGCGTCCGCACGCAAAGACGCATAAAACGGCAGAAATCGCCCGGCTGCAAATCGAACGCGGAGCGGTCGGTATCACCGTTGCCAAAATCGGAGAAGCGGAAGCGTTGGCGGATCACGGATGTGCGGACATCCTGATCGCTTATCCGCTGATTGGCACACCCAAGCTGGAACGGCTTGCGGCATTGGCGGAACGGATTCGGGTTGCTGCTGTGATCGATTCACTGGATGGAGCGATCGCGTTGTCCGATTTTTTTGCGGCGCGCAACCGGCAGATCGATGTATACGTGAAAATTGACAGCGGCCTGCGCCGCTGCGGCAGGCAGCCGGGTGAAGACGCGGCGGAGTTGGCGCGGCAGGCGGCCCGTTTTGCCGGAATCCGTTTGGTTGGCTTGTTGACGCATGCCGGCCACGCATACGGGGCTCCTACACCGGAAATATTGCAAAAAATCGGCCGGGAGGAAGCGCTCAGTTTATTGTATACTGCGGAATTGCTCAGACCGGAGGATGGTGTCAATGCACGCGAAATCTCCGTCGGTTCGACGCCGACCGTCAAAATATCCGGAACGGTGCCGGGGGTGACGGAGATTCGGCCGGGCAATTATGTATTTTACGATATGACACAGGTGCGGCTGGGAGTAGTGCCGATCGAGCGTTGCGCTTTGCGCGTGGTTGCACAGGTGGTGAGCCGGCCGGAAGCGGACCGAATCGTCATCGACGCGGGAGCCAAAACACTGGCGCTTGACCGCGGCGCGCACGGACTGGAAGGGGTGGCCGGCTACGGGTATGTGGTGGGCTATCCGCAGGCGGTGATCGAACGGTTGTCGGAGGAACACGGTATCGTTCGGGTAGTGCCGGACGATCCGCTGCGAGTCGGCGACTATCTGGAAATCATCCCGAACCATGCATGTCCGGTTGTCAATCTGGCGGATGAATTGATCGTGGTCGATCGGCGCGGCATCCGGGATCGCTGGAAAGTGGTGGCTCGGGGCAAAGTGCGATAG
- a CDS encoding S8 family serine peptidase, translating to MLAEIEDRRGPASESYQHDPLCQALEKAWKAGLVVCVAAGNEGPGENTISSPGIDPVLITIGAADDKRTVNEEDDSVASFSSRGPTINGVTKPDIVAPGVNIISLRAPGSALDQLYPQRRVDDQYFSLSGTSMATPICASAVALLIEAKPDATPDQIKAALTARAKDLFHNPNLAGHGYVDLLGAIQTLGGANTPPQPCRTSIAFTPENCPNDLP from the coding sequence ATTCTAGCAGAAATCGAGGATCGCCGGGGGCCGGCATCTGAATCGTATCAGCATGATCCGCTTTGTCAAGCGTTGGAAAAAGCCTGGAAGGCAGGTCTCGTCGTGTGTGTCGCCGCGGGTAATGAAGGACCCGGTGAGAATACAATCAGTTCGCCCGGCATTGATCCGGTTTTGATTACGATCGGGGCAGCAGACGATAAGCGCACCGTCAATGAGGAAGACGACTCGGTAGCATCCTTCTCAAGCCGCGGACCAACCATTAACGGTGTAACCAAACCGGATATCGTGGCGCCCGGGGTCAATATCATTTCGCTGCGAGCACCTGGATCTGCCCTTGACCAATTGTATCCCCAACGCCGGGTCGATGACCAATATTTTTCCCTCTCCGGAACATCGATGGCAACGCCGATCTGTGCCAGTGCGGTCGCGCTGTTGATCGAAGCCAAACCGGATGCCACGCCGGATCAGATAAAAGCCGCCTTGACGGCAAGAGCAAAAGATCTGTTTCACAATCCCAATCTGGCAGGCCACGGATATGTGGATCTGCTCGGCGCCATCCAGACGCTCGGTGGAGCAAACACACCCCCGCAACCATGTCGTACCTCGATTGCATTCACCCCTGAAAATTGCCCAAATGATTTGCCGTGA
- a CDS encoding GntR family transcriptional regulator: MPFPIVRKNGIPLYVQVKEAVLAEIKSGQWKAGDKLPTERELSEKLKVSRNTVSQAYQELEAEGVLTSVQGRGTFVCDRDDAVLIENRKDLLNKIIDIALEEGLQLGFTIDEFVEITEQRAKEKKEFLTNVQVVFIECNREQVDFFAKKLQFGSGVTITPLVLDEFRRNKEEYLPKVLASDLVVTTFFHYDEVKELVRNRSQVLAIALDPQLETIVKIARIPQGKRVGLVCRSDNFASKVLLALKNAGLDMSIDVSIGSQPDELASFVAAHDVLIVSPGRRREVESLSTRRQDVIEFIYKPDVASINLLRAALIDIRRQ, from the coding sequence GTGCCATTTCCAATTGTCCGCAAAAACGGAATTCCGTTGTACGTTCAAGTAAAAGAAGCTGTTTTGGCGGAAATTAAAAGTGGACAATGGAAAGCGGGCGACAAGCTACCCACCGAGCGTGAGCTGTCGGAAAAACTGAAGGTCAGCCGCAACACAGTCAGCCAGGCGTATCAGGAACTGGAAGCGGAGGGCGTGCTTACTTCCGTACAGGGACGCGGCACGTTCGTCTGCGACCGGGACGATGCGGTGCTGATCGAAAACCGCAAGGATCTGCTCAACAAGATCATCGATATCGCGCTGGAAGAAGGCCTTCAACTGGGGTTCACGATCGATGAATTTGTCGAGATAACCGAACAGCGGGCGAAAGAAAAAAAAGAATTTCTGACCAACGTACAGGTTGTGTTCATTGAATGCAACCGCGAGCAGGTCGATTTTTTTGCGAAGAAGCTGCAGTTCGGTTCCGGCGTGACGATCACGCCGCTCGTGTTGGATGAGTTTCGCCGAAACAAGGAAGAATACCTGCCCAAGGTGCTTGCTTCCGACCTTGTCGTGACTACTTTCTTCCATTATGATGAAGTCAAGGAACTTGTCCGGAACCGCAGCCAAGTGTTGGCGATTGCGTTGGACCCGCAATTGGAAACGATCGTCAAGATCGCCCGGATTCCGCAGGGAAAACGGGTCGGTCTCGTCTGCCGTTCGGACAATTTTGCCAGCAAGGTGCTGCTCGCGTTGAAAAACGCAGGACTTGACATGTCGATTGACGTCTCCATCGGCAGCCAACCGGATGAGCTGGCTTCGTTTGTTGCGGCGCATGACGTGCTGATCGTTTCACCCGGCCGCCGGCGTGAAGTGGAATCGCTCAGCACCCGCCGGCAAGATGTGATTGAGTTCATTTACAAACCGGATGTCGCTTCCATTAACTTATTGCGCGCGGCACTGATCGATATCCGCCGTCAATAA
- a CDS encoding 2-oxoacid:acceptor oxidoreductase subunit alpha: MLDQLSWKVGGQQGEGIDSTGEIFATALNRHGYFVYGYRHFSSRIKGGHTNYKIRVSTKPRPANADNLDMLIAFDQETIDFNAHELRPGGVIIADEKFNPVAPEGMTVRFFTVPLTKFAEEAGSAIMKNMVALGASACVLGLQPETFESLISDMFLRKGQKVVDSNMAAIRKGFQFMKENGGEIAEFRLKPGDGKQRLFMMGNDAIGLGALAAGARIMPAYPITPASDVMEYLIKKFPKVGGHVIQTEDEIAAITMAIGANYAGVRALTATSGPGLSLMMEAIGLAGMTETPVVIIDTQRGGPSTGMPTKHEQSDMYAVLFGTHGEIPKIVLAPATAEECFYMTIDAFNYAEKYQTPVILITDLALSLAKQTVEPLDYDRITINRGKLATEEQLAAIEPGKLFKRYAFTEDNISPRVFPGQKGGIHHVTGVEHTEVGRPTEDAAIRTKMMNKRLNKVRGEFPNSVSYTGAENPDLLVIGVGSTIGVIDEALERLTAEGKSVAHAHVRVLSPFPTETLQKYVDRAKKVLVVENNATGQLKHLMQFFDIKGEFLSQLKYDGNPYLPSEIYAHCKELI; this comes from the coding sequence ATGTTAGATCAGCTTTCATGGAAGGTTGGAGGGCAACAAGGGGAAGGGATTGATTCCACCGGTGAAATTTTCGCAACCGCCCTCAACCGCCACGGGTACTTCGTATACGGGTACCGTCATTTTTCTTCGCGGATCAAAGGCGGCCACACCAACTACAAGATCCGCGTCAGCACCAAACCGCGTCCGGCGAACGCTGACAACCTTGACATGCTGATCGCGTTCGACCAGGAGACGATCGATTTCAACGCACACGAACTGCGGCCCGGCGGCGTCATCATCGCCGACGAGAAATTCAATCCGGTCGCTCCGGAAGGCATGACAGTTCGCTTCTTTACGGTTCCGCTCACGAAATTTGCCGAGGAAGCGGGCTCCGCGATTATGAAAAACATGGTAGCGCTCGGGGCATCCGCGTGCGTACTGGGATTGCAGCCAGAAACTTTTGAGAGCTTGATTTCCGACATGTTCCTGCGCAAGGGACAAAAAGTCGTGGATTCAAATATGGCGGCAATTCGCAAAGGGTTCCAGTTTATGAAGGAAAACGGCGGCGAAATCGCCGAGTTCCGGCTGAAGCCGGGTGACGGCAAGCAGCGTCTGTTCATGATGGGGAACGACGCGATCGGACTTGGCGCATTGGCGGCCGGCGCGCGAATCATGCCGGCTTATCCGATCACACCCGCGTCCGATGTGATGGAATATCTGATTAAGAAATTCCCGAAAGTGGGCGGCCACGTGATCCAAACGGAGGACGAAATCGCTGCGATCACGATGGCGATCGGAGCCAATTACGCGGGTGTCCGCGCATTGACCGCTACTTCCGGCCCGGGGCTGTCGCTGATGATGGAAGCGATCGGTCTGGCCGGCATGACGGAAACTCCCGTCGTGATTATCGATACCCAGCGCGGCGGCCCGTCCACGGGGATGCCGACCAAGCATGAGCAATCGGACATGTATGCCGTACTGTTCGGCACGCACGGTGAAATTCCAAAGATCGTACTGGCTCCGGCAACCGCCGAAGAATGTTTCTACATGACGATTGATGCGTTCAATTATGCGGAAAAATATCAAACGCCCGTCATCCTGATCACCGATCTCGCGCTGTCGCTTGCCAAGCAGACGGTGGAACCGCTCGACTACGACCGGATCACGATCAACCGCGGCAAACTGGCGACGGAGGAGCAACTGGCGGCGATCGAGCCCGGCAAGCTGTTTAAACGCTATGCATTCACGGAAGACAACATTTCGCCGCGGGTATTCCCCGGACAGAAAGGCGGCATCCACCACGTAACCGGTGTCGAGCATACGGAAGTGGGACGCCCGACGGAAGACGCTGCAATCCGCACCAAGATGATGAACAAGCGTCTGAACAAAGTGCGGGGCGAATTCCCGAACTCCGTATCCTATACGGGAGCGGAAAATCCCGATCTGCTGGTAATCGGGGTCGGCTCGACGATCGGCGTGATCGATGAGGCGCTGGAACGGCTGACGGCGGAAGGCAAGAGCGTGGCGCACGCGCATGTCCGCGTGTTGTCTCCCTTCCCCACCGAAACGCTGCAGAAATATGTCGACCGGGCGAAAAAAGTATTGGTGGTTGAAAACAACGCGACGGGCCAGTTGAAACACCTGATGCAGTTCTTCGACATCAAGGGCGAATTCCTGTCCCAGTTGAAATATGACGGCAATCCGTACCTGCCGAGCGAAATTTACGCCCATTGTAAGGAGCTGATCTAA
- a CDS encoding class I SAM-dependent methyltransferase, with the protein MNLLQKRIIEKIRLAGGRIPFADYMAEALYHPEWGYYNRPEMTIGERGDFYTSPMIHPIFGQCVARQMFRFWRQLDAPPAFTIVEMGAGTGALARDLLAEWDRLQAAAFGTGTGQPVDLRYRIVEQSPVLREMQRESTREIANGRISWHSTLPEVPGYGSLTGVVFSNELFDALPVHRLTMQDGRLQELYVTVRDAGEGAVFEEEPGQLSDEKLASVLSDEILRQLEEGDRLAVSLLAGDAIGAMADALRQGFVLTIDYGDLAPDMYRKSVRTGGIRCYRKQTLVFNPYERVGEQDITADVDFSYLQRMGEEKGLRTIWFLTQTEFLEGLGFLAKVTELQRLAFQDLRADFELQKMLTLYLPQGLGDACKVLIQRKGSCVGVDAD; encoded by the coding sequence ATGAACTTGTTACAGAAACGGATTATCGAAAAAATCCGGTTGGCGGGCGGCCGCATCCCCTTTGCCGATTATATGGCGGAAGCGCTTTACCACCCGGAGTGGGGATATTACAACCGGCCGGAGATGACGATCGGGGAACGGGGAGATTTTTATACCTCCCCAATGATTCATCCGATTTTCGGGCAGTGCGTGGCCCGGCAGATGTTTCGGTTTTGGCGGCAGTTGGATGCTCCGCCTGCGTTTACGATCGTTGAGATGGGAGCGGGAACGGGGGCGCTCGCTCGTGACTTGCTGGCCGAATGGGACAGGCTGCAAGCGGCGGCATTTGGCACAGGGACAGGTCAGCCTGTCGATCTGCGATATCGGATCGTCGAGCAAAGTCCCGTTTTGCGGGAAATGCAGCGAGAATCGACACGTGAAATCGCGAACGGAAGGATTTCCTGGCATTCTACCCTGCCAGAAGTGCCCGGTTACGGTTCCTTGACCGGTGTGGTTTTCAGCAATGAATTGTTTGACGCTTTGCCGGTTCACCGCTTGACGATGCAAGACGGGCGACTGCAGGAACTGTACGTGACGGTACGGGATGCGGGAGAAGGCGCTGTATTCGAAGAAGAACCGGGTCAGCTGTCGGATGAAAAATTGGCGTCCGTGCTGTCCGATGAGATTTTGCGGCAGTTGGAGGAAGGTGATCGGTTGGCGGTCAGTCTGCTCGCCGGTGATGCGATCGGCGCCATGGCGGATGCGCTGCGGCAGGGATTTGTGCTGACAATCGATTACGGCGACCTCGCGCCCGACATGTATCGGAAGTCGGTGCGAACGGGCGGCATTCGTTGTTATCGTAAGCAAACGCTGGTGTTCAACCCGTATGAGCGGGTAGGCGAGCAAGACATCACGGCGGATGTGGATTTTAGCTATTTGCAGCGGATGGGCGAAGAAAAAGGGCTGCGGACGATCTGGTTTCTGACGCAGACAGAGTTTTTGGAGGGGCTCGGGTTTCTTGCCAAGGTGACTGAGCTGCAGCGGTTGGCGTTTCAAGATCTGCGGGCCGATTTTGAGCTGCAGAAAATGTTGACCCTGTATTTGCCGCAAGGGCTGGGAGACGCGTGCAAGGTGCTGATTCAGCGGAAAGGAAGTTGCGTTGGGGTGGATGCGGATTGA
- a CDS encoding M23 family metallopeptidase, with protein MKKSKTAVVSVLSVVFLVSTASATHVPQNQWAYEDYRSTIGTVYSPLFGTDVNAEVGSSWNEPRGSADSAHGPHTGVDQSVAYGRPVGPMQTPARILRNEDLRSAGGLTQTIRYYNSTYNKLYYSMYMHLSAFVMAENSTPTLSDYTAYSGNSGGVPAHLHFELLDSLSADVGWVTYSSRVGANPLQHVTLGGQSSSTIQKFAVYKNFNVDGRNRTIYFDAWDSNSYVDPLTDVRLYYRTPGGSWTSTACYTVNGSTYRYAVTFPSTGTYEYFIAGRRKSTERWVLYPVSVYDTGELSTGPDLSKGTYGYKTVTF; from the coding sequence ATGAAAAAATCAAAAACAGCTGTGGTGTCTGTTTTGTCTGTAGTGTTTCTTGTTTCCACTGCCTCAGCCACACACGTACCCCAAAACCAATGGGCATATGAAGACTATAGGAGCACGATTGGTACTGTATATTCTCCACTTTTTGGGACGGATGTAAACGCTGAGGTTGGAAGCTCTTGGAATGAACCTCGTGGATCGGCTGATTCCGCACATGGACCACATACCGGTGTTGACCAGTCTGTTGCGTACGGTAGACCAGTGGGACCAATGCAAACACCTGCCCGCATCCTGAGGAATGAAGATCTTAGAAGTGCTGGTGGCCTTACTCAAACCATTCGTTACTACAATTCGACTTACAACAAACTTTATTATAGTATGTACATGCATCTATCGGCGTTTGTGATGGCGGAAAATTCGACTCCGACTCTTAGCGATTATACGGCTTATTCCGGTAATTCAGGAGGTGTACCCGCTCATTTGCACTTTGAGCTACTAGATTCTCTTTCTGCTGATGTAGGATGGGTAACCTATTCTTCACGAGTGGGCGCAAACCCTTTGCAACATGTTACGTTGGGTGGGCAAAGCAGTTCTACAATTCAAAAATTTGCAGTATACAAGAACTTCAATGTTGATGGCAGAAACAGGACGATTTATTTTGACGCTTGGGACTCTAATAGTTATGTTGATCCCCTTACCGATGTGAGACTGTATTATCGGACACCGGGGGGCAGTTGGACGTCTACCGCTTGTTACACTGTAAATGGGTCAACTTACAGGTATGCAGTGACATTCCCTTCAACTGGCACCTATGAATACTTTATTGCTGGCAGACGTAAATCGACGGAGCGTTGGGTACTTTACCCTGTGAGTGTTTACGATACAGGAGAGTTGAGTACCGGCCCAGACCTTTCAAAAGGAACCTATGGATATAAGACTGTCACTTTCTAA
- a CDS encoding sigma-70 family RNA polymerase sigma factor yields the protein MTHLQELESEKKAVLSDWIHEHSQMVLRTAFYFVKDQMVAEDIAQEVFLRVYKKMEEYRGESSVATWLYRVTVNTCKDYLRSWNYRKLVFSQTFLEWKTGESPEQEVIRKLNENELVRKVMALPVKYREVIVLHYFEQLKSREIAELLRLKESTVRVRIKRGIDKLKEELSGGEVHGTNGQIL from the coding sequence GTGACCCACTTGCAAGAACTTGAGAGCGAGAAAAAAGCGGTATTAAGTGACTGGATCCATGAACACAGCCAAATGGTTCTTCGTACAGCTTTTTATTTCGTAAAAGACCAGATGGTTGCGGAGGACATCGCCCAAGAAGTGTTTCTGCGTGTCTATAAAAAGATGGAAGAGTACCGGGGAGAATCAAGTGTGGCAACATGGCTGTACCGAGTTACTGTAAATACGTGTAAGGATTATCTGAGGTCTTGGAACTATCGGAAATTGGTCTTTTCACAGACATTTTTAGAATGGAAAACTGGTGAGTCCCCCGAGCAAGAAGTGATTCGGAAACTGAACGAAAACGAATTGGTTCGTAAAGTGATGGCATTACCAGTAAAATATCGGGAAGTGATTGTATTGCATTACTTCGAGCAACTGAAGTCGAGAGAAATAGCAGAATTACTTCGTCTTAAAGAGTCAACTGTCCGCGTGAGAATCAAGCGTGGGATAGACAAACTGAAAGAAGAACTGTCTGGAGGGGAGGTGCATGGAACCAATGGACAAATTCTTTGA
- a CDS encoding NAD(P)/FAD-dependent oxidoreductase, protein MYDVVIVGGGPGGMSALVWCHRLGLKAILLERDEQLGGQLLRVNNPIIDYLGLPAANGKELQQRFASHVNELGCPYRCGVEATGFYLQEKRILTNQGEYRGRALILGLGSHDRPLGVPGEAEMIARNEVYSASRDKERFRDKRVAVIGGGDRAAEGALLLAEHGAHVTLVHRSKRFRARKEFMALVRNHPRIRILTDSVVKQIVGGDRVAGIVVETEGTQQTIPVEAVFVRIGVEPNSRPLAGQIRTDADGYVLVDACSETSVRNVFAVGDLCTRPLFSSVAASVAQGMLAAKTISQRIETGEGFE, encoded by the coding sequence ATGTATGACGTGGTGATTGTCGGCGGCGGACCCGGCGGCATGTCCGCCTTGGTCTGGTGTCATCGTTTGGGATTGAAGGCGATCTTGCTGGAACGGGACGAGCAATTGGGCGGGCAACTGTTGCGGGTAAACAATCCAATCATCGATTATCTCGGCCTGCCGGCTGCCAACGGCAAGGAATTGCAACAGAGGTTTGCCTCCCACGTAAATGAGCTCGGCTGCCCCTACCGGTGCGGTGTCGAAGCAACCGGGTTTTACCTGCAGGAAAAACGGATTTTGACCAATCAAGGGGAGTACCGGGGGAGAGCGCTGATCCTCGGGTTGGGCTCGCATGACCGGCCGCTTGGGGTTCCCGGCGAAGCGGAAATGATCGCACGCAACGAGGTGTATTCAGCTTCCCGCGACAAGGAACGGTTTCGGGATAAACGGGTGGCCGTCATCGGCGGCGGTGACCGGGCGGCGGAAGGGGCGCTGCTGCTCGCCGAGCATGGGGCGCACGTCACGCTGGTGCATCGAAGCAAACGGTTCCGGGCACGCAAAGAGTTTATGGCCCTGGTGCGGAATCACCCGCGGATTCGCATCCTGACCGATTCGGTGGTGAAACAGATTGTGGGCGGCGACCGGGTTGCCGGCATTGTGGTGGAGACAGAGGGTACCCAACAAACGATTCCCGTAGAAGCGGTGTTTGTGCGGATTGGCGTGGAACCGAACAGCCGCCCGCTCGCCGGGCAAATACGGACGGACGCAGACGGATACGTGCTGGTGGATGCGTGCAGCGAAACGAGTGTCCGCAATGTGTTTGCCGTGGGTGATCTTTGCACCCGGCCGCTTTTTTCCAGCGTCGCCGCTTCGGTGGCGCAAGGCATGCTGGCCGCCAAAACGATTTCCCAGCGAATCGAGACCGGGGAGGGCTTCGAATGA
- a CDS encoding 2-oxoacid:ferredoxin oxidoreductase subunit beta yields the protein MATVKDFRNEVRPNWCPGCGDFSVQAAIQRALANTGREPENVAIISGIGCSGRISGYIHSYGVHAIHGRALAVAQGVKLANRDLTVIAAGGDGDGFGIGLNHFMHAVRRNMDITYIVMDNQIYGLTKGQTSPTSAHGFKNKTTPEGNIEHALTPTQVALGAGISFLAQGFSTDINQLTRLIEEAINYKGFALVNVFSPCVTFNKVNTYDWYKQNIVNLDNDPDYDPTNRAAAMAKIVETNGLCTGLIFKEERVAYEDLIPGYKKEPLVHQDITLSRELFAECLKEFA from the coding sequence GTGGCAACAGTCAAAGATTTTCGCAACGAAGTCCGTCCGAATTGGTGTCCCGGCTGCGGAGACTTCTCCGTACAGGCAGCGATCCAGCGGGCGTTGGCCAATACCGGCCGCGAGCCGGAAAATGTCGCGATCATCTCCGGTATCGGCTGCTCCGGCCGGATCTCCGGTTATATCCACTCCTACGGCGTGCATGCCATCCACGGGCGGGCGCTGGCAGTTGCGCAGGGCGTTAAACTGGCGAACCGCGACCTGACCGTGATTGCAGCGGGAGGTGACGGAGACGGGTTCGGAATCGGTTTGAACCACTTCATGCACGCGGTTCGCCGTAACATGGACATCACTTACATCGTGATGGACAATCAGATTTACGGTCTGACCAAGGGGCAGACGTCTCCGACATCCGCCCACGGGTTCAAGAACAAGACCACGCCGGAAGGGAACATCGAACACGCGCTGACTCCGACCCAGGTGGCGCTCGGCGCAGGCATCTCGTTCCTGGCGCAGGGCTTCTCGACCGATATCAACCAGTTGACCCGCTTGATCGAGGAAGCGATCAACTACAAAGGGTTCGCGCTGGTCAACGTGTTCTCGCCGTGCGTAACGTTTAACAAAGTCAACACGTACGACTGGTACAAGCAAAACATCGTCAACCTGGACAACGATCCGGATTACGATCCGACCAACCGCGCGGCGGCGATGGCGAAGATCGTGGAGACGAACGGCTTGTGCACGGGCCTGATTTTCAAAGAAGAACGGGTGGCGTACGAAGATCTGATTCCAGGCTACAAAAAAGAACCGCTGGTTCATCAGGACATTACCCTCAGCCGTGAACTGTTTGCTGAGTGCCTGAAAGAATTCGCGTAA
- a CDS encoding 5' nucleotidase, NT5C type produces MLCIDMDSVIVDLMTEWYGRYNRDYHDDLTVERVLRWDARSYVKPECGEKIYDYLNEPGLFANLRPLPHAVEVLERLAKRFDILIVTASPSVVAYREKEEWVMRHLPFIGRQNLIFAHRKDMICGDLLFDDAPHNLQGFLDSGRVAVAMDYPYNRDVPCFRVSGWLEFEEKVDSFLAAKEQIREGGRRKGSAADV; encoded by the coding sequence GTGCTTTGTATCGATATGGACTCGGTAATCGTCGATTTGATGACCGAGTGGTACGGGCGTTACAACCGGGACTACCACGACGATTTGACGGTGGAGCGGGTGCTGCGTTGGGATGCCAGGTCGTATGTGAAGCCGGAATGCGGCGAAAAAATTTATGACTACCTGAACGAGCCCGGCCTGTTCGCCAATTTGCGGCCGTTGCCGCATGCGGTCGAGGTGCTGGAACGACTGGCGAAGCGGTTTGACATTTTGATAGTGACTGCTTCGCCGTCGGTCGTCGCTTATCGGGAAAAAGAGGAGTGGGTGATGCGGCATCTGCCGTTCATCGGGCGGCAAAATCTGATTTTTGCCCATCGCAAGGATATGATCTGCGGCGATCTGTTGTTTGATGACGCGCCGCATAACCTGCAGGGATTTCTCGACAGCGGACGGGTGGCGGTGGCGATGGACTATCCGTACAACCGTGATGTGCCCTGTTTCCGGGTGTCCGGTTGGCTCGAGTTTGAGGAAAAAGTGGATTCGTTCCTGGCGGCGAAGGAACAGATTCGCGAAGGGGGGCGGCGGAAAGGGAGTGCTGCGGATGTATGA